The proteins below come from a single Oncorhynchus gorbuscha isolate QuinsamMale2020 ecotype Even-year linkage group LG12, OgorEven_v1.0, whole genome shotgun sequence genomic window:
- the ankrd33ba gene encoding ankyrin repeat domain-containing protein 33B, whose translation MVLITDERDGGGSSTTVRVKQQQQNPKGASCVAQVHPTITEESPSLSDDDSYLGSCESEGDEYEEYDDFSLLPDSKSIASDDSFYPPDDVFADNERTPSPPSPEPLTFFQACCTNNATIVRIMIRQGVGVEEVRETDKNNRTGLMVACYQGYVDVVIALAQCSHLDVNWQDKEGNTALITAAQAGHIMISNYLLNYFPGLDIERRNCHGFTALMKAAMQGKVECVRALMLAGADMETRDFGRKLTSREWALFTGRYETAWAMTRLLSRPCPYQLCDAYSPEWPQLASLVSKAREPRGCMQRLSDTIRNALTFANITEPDDEGVLDHLVTVTTALGSPFVALACTTVCPSSPPCVGKRRHSVPEILRRQRAKELKTQNPERLDDHRKLFQNSRVTLVPKPPKDRRSSLPSQNKSPTTTNPNLGTVSGSGAVSSVALRRASLLPLGMVRRSSVRPGLSIPKVRITKAPTPTYEPERVRRKSSFKDGGGNFLQLPKWRYKELKEERKRAEEAERRRVEVATRRHLAVGKRK comes from the exons ATGGTGCTGATCACGGATGAGAGAGACGGAGGTGGCTCCTCTACTACGGTCCGAGTCAAACAGCAGCAGCAGAACCCCAAAGGGGCCAGCTGCGTCGCCCAGGTCCACCCGACCATTACCGAGGAATCACCGTCCTTATCAGACGATGACTCATATCTCGGGTCCTGCGAGTCAGAGGGGGATGAGTACGAGGAATACGACGATTTCTCGTTATTACCGGACAGTAAAAGTATCGCTTCGGACGACTCCTTTTACCCACCGGACGATGTGTTCGCGGACAACGAGCGGACCCCGTCTCCACCGAGTCCCGAGCCGCTGACGTTCTTTCAGGCGTGCTGCACCAACAACGCCACGATAGTCCGGATCATGATCCGACAAGGTGTGGGggtagaggaggtgagggagacGGATAAAAACAACAGG aCGGGGCTGATGGTGGCGTGTTACCAGGGTTACGTTGATGTTGTCATAGCGCTGGCCCAGTGTTCTCATCTGGATGTCAACTGGCAGGACAAGGAGGGGAACACTGCCCTCATCACCGCTGCCCAggcag gtCACATAATGATCAGTAACTACCTGTTGAACTACTTCCCTGGTCTGGACATAGAGAGGAGGAACTGTCATGGCTTCACTGCTCTGATGAAGGCTGCTATGCAGGGCAAGGTGGAGTGTGTACGAGCCCTGATGCTAGCAG gAGCTGACATGGAGACGAGAGACTTTGGTCGTAAGCTGACCTCCAGAGAGTGGGCGCTCTTCACGGGACGCTACGAAACCGCCTGGGCCATGACACGCCTCCTCTCCCGACCCTGTCCTTATCAACTGTGTGACGCTTACAG TCCAGAGTGGCCTCAGCTGGCGTCTCTAGTATCTAAGGCCCGGGAGCCTCGAGGCTGTATGCAGCGTTTATCAGACACCATACGGAACGCTCTGACATTCGCTAACATCACAGAGCCTGACGACGAAGGAGTCTTAGATCACCTAGTCACCGTGACAACAGCCCTAGGGAGCCCCTTTGTGGCGCTGGCGTGTACCACC GTGTGTCCGTCAAGCCCGCCCTGCGTGGGTAAACGTCGTCACTCCGTCCCAGAGATCCTCCGACGCCAACGGGCCAAAGAACTGAAAACCCAGAACCCTGAGAGGCTCGACGACCACCGCAAACTCTTCCAGAATTCACGGGTCACTCTGGTGCCTAAACCTCCAAAGGATCGGCGGTCCAGCCTCCCGTCGCAGAACAAAAGCCCCACcacgactaaccctaacctgggtACGGTGTCTGGGTCTGGGGCCGTTTCCTCGGTGGCCCTTCGTAGAGCTAGCCTGCTGCCTCTGGGTATGGTGAGACGTAGTAGTGTACGGCCAGGGCTGTCCATTCCCAAGGTGAGAATCACCAAGGCCCCAACACCAACCTATGAACCTGAGAGAGTCCGCAGGAAGAGCAGCTTTAAAGATGGTGGGGGCAACTTCCTGCAGCTCCCAAAGTGGAGGTATAAAgaactgaaggaggagaggaagagagcggaggaggcagagaggaggagggtggaggtggCCACGAGACGGCACCTGGCTGTCGGGAAGAGGAAATGA